The sequence GCGGGCGCCGAGCTTCATGCACATGGGCGGGATGCACACGCTGCTGGAGGGCCATCAGGTCGCCGACATCATCGCCACCTTCGGCTCCATGAACATGATCGGCGGGGAGTGTGACCGATGAGTTGCCTGACGGACAAGTTCGACCGGCTGCGCCGCACCTATCCGGCGGCGATGATCTCCTCCCTGGTGCTGCCGCTGCTGCAGCTGATGCAGGAGGAGAAGGGGCATCTCACCGAGAGCGACGCCCTCCTCATCGCCGACTACCTGGGCGTGCCGCCGATGCAGGTCAAGGAGGCCCTCTGCTGGTACTCGATGCTCCACCGTCAGCCGACCGGGAGGCACGTCATCAAGGTCTGCCGGAACATCGCCTGCTCGCTCCTCGGGGCGGAGCGCCTGTTCGAGCACCTCAAGAAGAAGCTGGGAATAGGGGAGGGGGAGACCACGGCCGACGGCCGTTTCACCCTGCTGGCGGTGGAGTGCCTGGCCTCCTGCGGCACGGCGCCGGCCATGCAGGTGAACGACACCTACCACGAGCGGCTGAGCGAAGCCGGAATCGACCGGATTCTGGAGGAGCTGGCATGAGCGAGGCGAGGGTCTTCTTCAATTTCGAGGTTACGGCCGACTCGCACACCCAGGCGGCCTACCGCGAGCGCGGCGGGTACCAGGCCCTG is a genomic window of Desulfuromonadales bacterium containing:
- a CDS encoding NAD(P)H-dependent oxidoreductase subunit E, which gives rise to MSCLTDKFDRLRRTYPAAMISSLVLPLLQLMQEEKGHLTESDALLIADYLGVPPMQVKEALCWYSMLHRQPTGRHVIKVCRNIACSLLGAERLFEHLKKKLGIGEGETTADGRFTLLAVECLASCGTAPAMQVNDTYHERLSEAGIDRILEELA